The Pseudomonas sp. HOU2 DNA window AATCCGGGAATTCAACGACTACGTTATCGTGCCCTAAAGCAGCTTATGCGTCTTGCCCGAAATTCGCCTGCGGCGAGACTATAAGATGTCTGCTTTAGACTTGAAAATACTTAATATCTGATTTGATATTCATATATGGAATATGAGGCATTTGCCTGGGGCGAGGGAGCTTGCTCCCGCCCGACTGCGCAGCAGTCGCAATACCTGCCGCCAGTGTTCAATTGAAAAACGCGGAAGCAGGTTTGCGGGCGCTGCGCGCCCCAGCGGGAGCAAGCTCCCTCGCCACAAAAGCACTTCAACCGCTCAAAGCATCCTTGTAGGCAAACAACGCCGGCGCCCCACCCGTGTGCAGGAAGATGATCGGACCCTCGTTGAAACGCTGACGGCCGATCCCGTCGAGCAACCCGGCCATGGCCTTGCCGGTATACACCGGGTCGAGCAGCACCGCGTCCTGACTGGCCAACAGTTTCACCGCCGCCAGTGTCCCGGCATTTGGCTCGCCGTAACGCGGGCCGAAGTATTCGTCCCACAACTCGACCTTGAAGTGCTCCGGCAATTTCACGCCCAGCAGCTCCGCCGTGCGCTCGGCCAGCCCCTGTACTTTCGGGCGCTGATCTTCTTCGCTGCGCGAGACCGTCACGCCGATCACCGGCAATTGCGGCAGCGCTTCGCTCAACGCCAGCGCCAGACCGCTGTGGGTCCCGGCGCTGCCCGAGGCCAGCACCACGGCGGCGAAATTCAGCCCGGTGTCCTTGATCTGCTCGGCCAGTTCCAGGCCGGCACGCACGTAGCCCAACGCACCGAGGGCATTCGAGCCGCCGATCGGCACCAGATAGGGTTTCTTGCCATTGCTGCGCAGGCGCACGGCGAGGGCGGCCAGTAATTCGTCGGCGTTGTCGAGGTTGTCCACCAGCTCGACCTTGGTGTCGAACAAGTCCAGCAGCAGACGGTTGCCGTTGCCGGTGTAGTTGCTGTCGTCGGTGCCCAGCGGATTTTCCAGCAGCGCCGCGCAACCCAGGCCGAGTTTGGCCGCCAATGCGGCGGTCTGGCGTACGTGGTTCGATTGCAGGGCGCCGGCGGTGATCAGCGTGTCGGCGCCTTGGGCGAGGGCGTCGGCGGCGAGGTATTCGAGTTTGCGCAGCTTGTTGCCACCCATGGCCAACGGCGTCAGGTCATCGCGTTTGATGTACACATCGCGGCCCAGCCAGGCGGACAGGCGTTCGAGTTTTTCCAGTGGCGTGGGTTGGCCGAGCAGGTTGAGACGGTTAAAGCGATCCAGCTGTTGTTTGATCATGAGCCCGTACTGGCGGAGGAAGATGACAGGACTATAGGCAGGCGGTTTTACCGGGGCAACCGTGAATTGCTTATAGCCAAATGTGCTTAGGCCAGCACTATCGGTTCTTGATGCGCCCTTATGGGCATGTCGTAAAGTAGTCGCCGTTGACGCGGCCCGACCGTCCGGCCGCCCGTGAGGAGTCTTTACCGTGAGCGAGCGTTCCAGCCATTGGCAATTGCAGACCATCGTCAGCCAACTGCGTACCGCGCGGGATCAGTGGCGTACCCAGAATGGCCGCGCGAGCGGCGAGCAGGGTGGTCGCGAGTTGCCGTCCCGCGCGGCTATGGCCGAGATTCTCGAGGCGCTGTGTGGCGCGTTGTTTCCGATGCGGCTGGGGCCGGTGGATCTGCGTGAGGAGAGTGAGGACTTCTATGTCGGGCATACCCTCGATACCTCGTTGAATGCCTTGCTGGCGCAGGCGCGGCTGGAGTTGCGTTATGTCGCCCGGCACAGCGCTCAAGGCGATGCTGACGTCGAAGCTCAGGCGATCCGCATCATTCAGGATTTTGCCCTGGCCTTGCCGGGTTTGCGCAGTTTGCTCGACACCGATGTGCTGGCGGCCTATCACGGCGATCCAGCGGCACGCAGTGTCGATGAAGTGTTGCTGTGCTATCCGGGAATACTGGCGGTGATTCACCATCGTCTGGCGCACCATCTGTATCGCGCCGGGTTGCCATTGCTGGCGCGAATCA harbors:
- a CDS encoding D-cysteine desulfhydrase — encoded protein: MIKQQLDRFNRLNLLGQPTPLEKLERLSAWLGRDVYIKRDDLTPLAMGGNKLRKLEYLAADALAQGADTLITAGALQSNHVRQTAALAAKLGLGCAALLENPLGTDDSNYTGNGNRLLLDLFDTKVELVDNLDNADELLAALAVRLRSNGKKPYLVPIGGSNALGALGYVRAGLELAEQIKDTGLNFAAVVLASGSAGTHSGLALALSEALPQLPVIGVTVSRSEEDQRPKVQGLAERTAELLGVKLPEHFKVELWDEYFGPRYGEPNAGTLAAVKLLASQDAVLLDPVYTGKAMAGLLDGIGRQRFNEGPIIFLHTGGAPALFAYKDALSG
- the epsC gene encoding serine O-acetyltransferase EpsC, with the translated sequence MSERSSHWQLQTIVSQLRTARDQWRTQNGRASGEQGGRELPSRAAMAEILEALCGALFPMRLGPVDLREESEDFYVGHTLDTSLNALLAQARLELRYVARHSAQGDADVEAQAIRIIQDFALALPGLRSLLDTDVLAAYHGDPAARSVDEVLLCYPGILAVIHHRLAHHLYRAGLPLLARISAEIAHSATGIDIHPGAQIGRSFFIDHGTGVVIGETAIIGERVRIYQAVTLGAKRFPADEDGQLQKGHPRHPIVEDDVVIYAGATILGRITIGQGSTIGGNVWLTRSVPAGSNLTQANLQHDDGTQK